The following proteins come from a genomic window of Malus domestica chromosome 02, GDT2T_hap1:
- the LOC103455814 gene encoding serine/threonine-protein kinase STY17 isoform X1 produces MAIDEDVESCGSRAVLSSQAQPRHHRQKLEVYNEVLRRIQESNFEEANLPGFDDQLWLHFNRLPARYALDVNVERAEDVLAHKRLLQFAEDPANQPAFEVRSVQVYPVFNGNSVDSVHSDSLMKEDAQSSYRIHAPPTFGSSPTLDALALQANRYHVEDGGSAMSATPVFSGPMHEITFSTVDKPKLLSQLTSLLAEIGLNIQEAHAFSTVDGFSLDVFVVDGWKYEETEELKSVLEKEISKFKEQPWSKPHPIAAVGEDNQTRDESFPSCIEIPTDGTDVWEIDARQLKFENKVGSGSFGDLYRGTYCTQEVAIKVLKPERVNAEMLRDFSQEVYILRKIRHKNVVQFIGACTRPPNLCIVTEFMSKGSVYDFLHKHKGVFKLPSLLKVAIDVSKGMNYLHQNNIIHRDLKTANLLMDEHEVVKVADFGVARVQTQSGVMTAETGTYRWMAPEVIEHKPYDHKADVFSFGIVLWELLTGQIPYSSLTPLQAAVGVVQKSLRPTIPKTTHPRFAELLERCWQQDPTQRPPFSDIIEILQNLAKEVGNEGEDRRRPGGFFSALRWGNH; encoded by the exons ATGGCTATCGACGAGGACGTGGAGAGCTGCGGCAGCCGAGCGGTGCTGTCGTCGCAGGCGCAGCCTCGCCACCACCGGCAGAAGCTGGAGGTCTACAACGAGGTGCTCCGACGAATTCAAGAGTCCAATTTTGAGGAGGCGAATCTTCCTGGATTTGATGATCAGCTATGGCTTCATTTCAATCGGTTGCCTGCTCG TTACGCGTTGGATGTGAATGTGGAGAGGGCAGAAGATGTTCTAGCACATAAGAGATTGCTGCAATTTGCAGAAGACCCTGCTAATCAACCTGCCTTTGAAGTTCGCTCTGTGCAG GTTTATCCTGTCTTCAATGGAAATTCTGTTGACTCGGTCCATTCAGATTCTTTGATGAAAGAAGATGCACAAAGTTCTTACAG GATTCATGCACCTCCCACCTTTGGTTCATCTCCTACTCTTGACGCACTGGCACTTCAAGCCAATAGATACCATGTTGAAGATGGAGGTAGTGCTATGAGTGCAACACCAGTCTTTTCGGG GCCTATGCATGAGATCACGTTTTCAACAGTTGACAAGCCCAAACTTCTTAGTCAG TTAACTTCATTACTTGCTGAGATTGGACTGAATATTCAAGAAGCTCATGCTTTCTCCACTGTTGATGGATTTTCTCTTGATGTTTTCGTGGTTGATGGGTGGAAATACGAG GAAACCGAGGAGCTCAAAAGTGTTCTAGAAAaggaaatttcaaaatttaag GAGCAACCTTGGTCAAAACCACATCCAATCGCTGCTGTTGGTGAGGACAATCAAACAAGGGATGAGTCCTTCCCCAGTTGCATAGAAATACCAACTGATGGAACAGATGTCTGGGAGATTGATGCAAGGCAGCTGAAATTTGAGAACAAAGTTGGATCTGGGTCATTCGGTGATCT GTACAGAGGCACTTATTGTACTCAGGAAGTTGCCATAAAAGTTCTCAAACCTGAGCGTGTCAATGCAGAGATGCTCAGGGATTTTTCACAGGAAGTTTATATATTGAG GAAGATTCGGCACAAGAATGTTGTGCAATTTATAGGAGCATGTACACGACCTCCAAACCTATGCATTGTGACAG AATTTATGTCCAAAGGAAGTGTATACGATTTTCTGCATAAGCACAAGGGTGTGTTTAAGCTTCCATCTCTACTCAAAGTAGCAATTGATGTCTCCAAGGGAATGAACTATTTGCACCAAAATAATATAATCCACAGGGATCTTAAGACTGCCAATCTTCTTATGGATGAACATGAA GTCGTTAAGGTTGCTGATTTTGGGGTTGCCAGAGTGCAGACTCAATCTGGAGTGATGACAGCTGAAACTGGTACATACCGCTGGATGGCTCCTGAG GTCATCGAACACAAACCATATGATCACAAGGCAGACGTTTTCAGTTTTGGAATAGTACTGTGGGAGCTTCTAACTGGACAA ATCCCCTACTCATCCTTGACCCCGTTACAAGCGGCAGTAGGTGTGGTGCAAAAG AGCCTACGACCTACAATTCCCAAGACCACTCACCCAAGATTCGCCGAACTGCTTGAGAGATGCTGGCAACAGGACCCGACTCAAAGACCCCCCTTTTCCGATATTATAGAAATCCTGCAGAATTTGGCCAAAGAG GTTGGTAATGAGGGAGAAGATCGACGCAGACCTGGTGGTTTTTTCTCGGCACTTAGATGGGGCAATCACTGA
- the LOC103455814 gene encoding serine/threonine-protein kinase STY17 isoform X2 yields the protein MAIDEDVESCGSRAVLSSQAQPRHHRQKLEVYNEVLRRIQESNFEEANLPGFDDQLWLHFNRLPARYALDVNVERAEDVLAHKRLLQFAEDPANQPAFEVRSVQVYPVFNGNSVDSVHSDSLMKEDAQSSYRYSNGRGIHAPPTFGSSPTLDALALQANRYHVEDGGSAMSATPVFSGPMHEITFSTVDKPKLLSQLTSLLAEIGLNIQEAHAFSTVDGFSLDVFVVDGWKYEETEELKSVLEKEISKFKEQPWSKPHPIAAVGEDNQTRDESFPSCIEIPTDGTDVWEIDARQLKFENKVGSGSFGDLYRGTYCTQEVAIKVLKPERVNAEMLRDFSQEVYILRKIRHKNVVQFIGACTRPPNLCIVTEFMSKGSVYDFLHKHKGVFKLPSLLKVAIDVSKGMNYLHQNNIIHRDLKTANLLMDEHEVVKVADFGVARVQTQSGVMTAETGTYRWMAPEVIEHKPYDHKADVFSFGIVLWELLTGQIPYSSLTPLQAAVGVVQKSLRPTIPKTTHPRFAELLERCWQQDPTQRPPFSDIIEILQNLAKEVGNEGEDRRRPGGFFSALRWGNH from the exons ATGGCTATCGACGAGGACGTGGAGAGCTGCGGCAGCCGAGCGGTGCTGTCGTCGCAGGCGCAGCCTCGCCACCACCGGCAGAAGCTGGAGGTCTACAACGAGGTGCTCCGACGAATTCAAGAGTCCAATTTTGAGGAGGCGAATCTTCCTGGATTTGATGATCAGCTATGGCTTCATTTCAATCGGTTGCCTGCTCG TTACGCGTTGGATGTGAATGTGGAGAGGGCAGAAGATGTTCTAGCACATAAGAGATTGCTGCAATTTGCAGAAGACCCTGCTAATCAACCTGCCTTTGAAGTTCGCTCTGTGCAG GTTTATCCTGTCTTCAATGGAAATTCTGTTGACTCGGTCCATTCAGATTCTTTGATGAAAGAAGATGCACAAAGTTCTTACAGGTACTCTAACGGACGAGG GATTCATGCACCTCCCACCTTTGGTTCATCTCCTACTCTTGACGCACTGGCACTTCAAGCCAATAGATACCATGTTGAAGATGGAGGTAGTGCTATGAGTGCAACACCAGTCTTTTCGGG GCCTATGCATGAGATCACGTTTTCAACAGTTGACAAGCCCAAACTTCTTAGTCAG TTAACTTCATTACTTGCTGAGATTGGACTGAATATTCAAGAAGCTCATGCTTTCTCCACTGTTGATGGATTTTCTCTTGATGTTTTCGTGGTTGATGGGTGGAAATACGAG GAAACCGAGGAGCTCAAAAGTGTTCTAGAAAaggaaatttcaaaatttaag GAGCAACCTTGGTCAAAACCACATCCAATCGCTGCTGTTGGTGAGGACAATCAAACAAGGGATGAGTCCTTCCCCAGTTGCATAGAAATACCAACTGATGGAACAGATGTCTGGGAGATTGATGCAAGGCAGCTGAAATTTGAGAACAAAGTTGGATCTGGGTCATTCGGTGATCT GTACAGAGGCACTTATTGTACTCAGGAAGTTGCCATAAAAGTTCTCAAACCTGAGCGTGTCAATGCAGAGATGCTCAGGGATTTTTCACAGGAAGTTTATATATTGAG GAAGATTCGGCACAAGAATGTTGTGCAATTTATAGGAGCATGTACACGACCTCCAAACCTATGCATTGTGACAG AATTTATGTCCAAAGGAAGTGTATACGATTTTCTGCATAAGCACAAGGGTGTGTTTAAGCTTCCATCTCTACTCAAAGTAGCAATTGATGTCTCCAAGGGAATGAACTATTTGCACCAAAATAATATAATCCACAGGGATCTTAAGACTGCCAATCTTCTTATGGATGAACATGAA GTCGTTAAGGTTGCTGATTTTGGGGTTGCCAGAGTGCAGACTCAATCTGGAGTGATGACAGCTGAAACTGGTACATACCGCTGGATGGCTCCTGAG GTCATCGAACACAAACCATATGATCACAAGGCAGACGTTTTCAGTTTTGGAATAGTACTGTGGGAGCTTCTAACTGGACAA ATCCCCTACTCATCCTTGACCCCGTTACAAGCGGCAGTAGGTGTGGTGCAAAAG AGCCTACGACCTACAATTCCCAAGACCACTCACCCAAGATTCGCCGAACTGCTTGAGAGATGCTGGCAACAGGACCCGACTCAAAGACCCCCCTTTTCCGATATTATAGAAATCCTGCAGAATTTGGCCAAAGAG GTTGGTAATGAGGGAGAAGATCGACGCAGACCTGGTGGTTTTTTCTCGGCACTTAGATGGGGCAATCACTGA